Proteins encoded together in one Eubalaena glacialis isolate mEubGla1 chromosome 7, mEubGla1.1.hap2.+ XY, whole genome shotgun sequence window:
- the LOC133094781 gene encoding splicing factor 3A subunit 1-like → MPAGPVQAVPPPLPAPTEPKQPTEEEASSKEDSTPSKPVVGIIYPPPEVRNIVDKTASFVARNGPEFEARIRQNEINNPKFNFLNPSDPYHAYYRHKVSEFKEGKAQEPSAAGPKVMQQEQATPQQLPQKVQAQVIQETIVPQEPPPEFEFIADPPSISAFDLDVVKLTAQFVARNGRRFLTQLMQTEQSSYHYDFLRPQHSLFNYFTKLVEQYTKILIPPKGLFTKLKKEAENPREVLDQVCYRVEWAKFQERERKKEEEEKEKERVAYAQIDWHDFVVVETVDFQPNEQGNFPPPTTPEELGARILIQERYEKFGESEEVEMEVESDEEDEKQEKAEEPPSQLDQDTQVQDMDEGSDDEEEGQKVPPPPETPMPPPLPPTPDQVIVWKDYDPKASKPLPPAPAPDEYLVSPITGEKIPASKMQEHMRIGLLDPRWLEQRDRSIREKQSDDEVYAPGLDIESSLKQLAERRTDIFGVEETAIGKKIGEEEIQKPEEKVTWDGHSGSMARTQQAAQANITLQEQIEAIHKAKGLVPEDDTKEKIGPSKPNEIPQQPPPPSSATNIPSSAPPITSVPRPPAMPPPVRTTVVSAVPVMPRLPMASVVRLPPGSVIAPMPPIIHVPRINVVPMPPSAPPIMAPRPPPMIVPTAFVPAPPVAPIPAPAPMPPVHPPPPMEDEPASKKLKTEDSLMPEEEFLCRNKGPVSIKVQVPNMQDKTEWKLNGQVLVFTLPLTDQVSVIKVKIHKATGMPAGKQKLQYEGIFIKDSNSLAYYNMANGAIIHLALKERGGRKK, encoded by the coding sequence ATGCCGGCCGGACCCGTGCAGGCGGTGCCCCCGCCGCTGCCCGCGCCCACCGAGCCCAAACAGCCCACGGAAGAGGAAGCATCTTCAAAGGAGGATTCTACCCCTTCCAAGCCAGTGGTGGGTATTATTTACCCTCCTCCAGAGGTCAGGAATATCGTTGACAAGACTGCCAGCTTCGTGGCCAGAAACGGACCTGAATTTGAAGCTAGGATACGACAGAACGAGATCAACAACCCCAAGTTCAACTTCCTGAACCCCAGTGACCCTTACCATGCCTACTACCGCCACAAGGTCAGCGAGTTCAAGGAGGGGAAAGCCCAGGAGCCCTCGGCTGCCGgccccaaggtcatgcagcaggAGCAAGCCACCCCGCAGCAGCTGCCCCAGAAGGTTCAAGCCCAAGTGATCCAAGAGACCATCGTGCCCCAAGAGCCCCCTCCCGAGTTCGAGTTCATTGCAGACCCCCCCTCCATCTCAGCCTTCGACCTGGACGTGGTGAAGCTGACGGCGCAGTTTGTGGCCAGGAATGGGCGCCGGTTTCTGACCCAGCTGATGCAGACAGAGCAGAGCAGCTACCACTATGACTTCCTTCGCCCGCAACACAGCCTTTTCAACTACTTCACGAAGCTGGTGGAACAGTATACCAAGATCTTGATTCCACCCAAAGGCTTATTTACCAAGctcaagaaagaggcagagaaccCCCGGGAAGTTTTGGACCAGGTGTGTTACCGAGTGGAGTGGGCCAAGTTTCAGGAGcgtgagaggaagaaggaagaggaggagaaggaaaaggaacggGTGGCCTATGCTCAGATTGACTGGCATGATTTTGTGGTGGTGGAAACAGTGGACTTCCAACCCAATGAGCAAGGgaacttccctccccccaccaccccagagGAGCTGGGGGCCCGAATCCTCATTCAGGAGCGCTACGAGAAGTTTGGGGAGAGTGAGGAGGTCGAGATGGAGGTCGAGTCTGATGAGGAGGACGAGAAACAGGAGAAGGCGGAGGAGCCTCCGTCCCAGCTGGACCAGGACACCCAAGTGCAAGACATGGATGAGGGTTCAGATGATGAAGAAGAAGGACAGAAAGTGCCCCCACCTCCAGAGACACCCATGCCACCGCCTCTGCCCCCAACTCCAGACCAGGTCATTGTCTGGAAGGACTATGACCCAAAAGCTTCCAAGCCCCTGCCTCCAGCCCCTGCTCCAGATGAATATCTCGTGTCCCCCATCACTGGGGAGAAGATCCCTGCCAGCAAAATGCAGGAACACATGCGCATTGGGCTTCTTGACCCCCGTTGGCTGGAGCAGCGAGATCGCTCCATTCGTGAGAAGCAGAGTGATGATGAGGTGTACGCACCAGGTCTGGATATTGAGAGCAGCTTGAAACAGCTGGCTGAGCGGCGTACCGACATCTTTGGTGTAGAGGAAACGGCCATTGGTAAGAAGATTGGCGAGGAGGAGAtccagaagccagaggaaaaggtGACCTGGGATGGCCATTCCGGCAGCATGGCCCGGACGCAGCAGGCTGCCCAGGCCAATATCACCCTCCAGGAGCAGATCGAGGCCATCCACAAGGCTAAGGGCTTGGTGCCAGAAGATGATACCAAAGAGAAGATTGGCCCCAGCAAGCCCAATGAAATCCCCCAGCAGCCACCACCTCCGTCTTCAGCCACCAACATCCCCagctcagccccacccattacCTCGGTGCCCCGGCCACCCGCGATGCCACCTCCCGTCCGTACCACAGTTGTGTCTGCAGTACCCGTCATGCCCCGGCTCCCGATGGCATCAGTGGTCCGACTGCCCCCCGGCTCGGTGATCGCCCCCATGCCACCGATCATCCATGTGCCCAGGATCAACGTGGTGCCCATGCCTCCCTCGGCCCCTCCTATCATGGCACCCCGCCCACCACCCATGATTGTGCCGACAGCTTTCGTGCCCGCACCGCCTGTGGCACCCATCCCAGCTCCAGCCCCTATGCCGCCtgtccaccccccacctcccatgGAAGATGAGCCTGCCTCCAAGAAACTGAAGACCGAGGACAGCCTCATGCCAGAGGAGGAGTTTCTGTGCAGAAACAAGGGTCCAGTGTCCATCAAAGTCCAGGTGCCCAACATGCAGGATAAGACGGAATGGAAGCTGAACGGACAGGTGCTGGTCTTCACCCTCCCACTCACAGACCAGGTCTCTGTCATCAAGGTGAAGATTCACAAAGCCACGGGCATGCCAGCAGGGAAACAGAAGCTGCAGTATGAGGGCATTTTCATCAAGGATTCCAACTCACTGGCTTACTACAACATGGCTAATGGTGCCATCATCCACCTGGCACTCAAGGAGAGAGGCGGGAGGaagaagtag